The DNA sequence AGTTGTGTCTTAAAAACGCCAGGCTGAAATGCTTCCGGAAGCACCGCGCAGCCCTTTGATCGAGACCTGGCGTCTCAATGCTGCGAATATACGTTTTGTTGGTTTTTTCTTCAAGAAAAAAGATGGTTACGGAGCATCAGGGAGGATTATATGACTGTGGCAGATGGTTTTGATTTGGAGATAGCTTTCAAGTGACATTGATTTGCTCATTCTCTTGATTGAGTTCCGAGTCCTGGCCCCGGATGTCGGCGTAGTGCTGTGACCCAAATGCGATAATGTGCGGAGAGGCTTGCTGCCGTCTTTTCAAGAAGGTTCAGGCCGCCGCTGTCATCGATATTGCGGAAAATACCGGGCCTGTTTATCTTCGGTTTGTTGTTGGTGATCAGCGGGCGAGGGTGGCTTCCTAGGCAAGGTCTTGTCCATGCAGGAGTTGTCGTGCCCGGTTCAGGTTCTCCTCCGTCCCCAGCAGCATCAGGGTGTCGCCCTTTTCCAGGCGCAGGCCGGCATCGGGGCTGTAGATGGTCCTCTCGTGCCGGACGACGCCGACGACAGTGGCGCCGGTGTGGCTGCGGAAGGCGAGCTCGGCCAGACTCCGGCCGAGGCAGGGAGAGTCGGCCGGGACCGCCTGGAATTCGATCCGCCCCCCTTCCAGCACCGAGAGATAGCCGGCCAGATCGGGGGGGACCTCCTCGACCCGGCGGAATTTTTCATAATGCTCACGGCGCAGGGTCGCCAGCAATTGCAGAATCCGCCCTTCGGCAAGGCCGAAGCGGCGCAACAGCACCGCCGCCAGTTGCAGGCTGGACTCGAATTCGTCGGGGATCACCTCATCGGCACCGAGGGCGGTGAGGTAGTCGAGTTCCCCGACGAACCGCGTGCGGGCGAGGATGTAGAGGCCGGGGTGGTGTTGGCGGGCGGTGCGAATGGCGCGGGCCAGGGCCGTGGGGTCGTTGATTGCCAGCACCAGCGCCCGCGCCCGCCCGAGTCCCGCCCCTTCCAGCACCGCCGGCGAGGTGGCGTCGCCATAGAGGACGAAGTCGCCCGCCTGCCGACCCTGCCGCACCAGTTCCCCGTTGAGTTCGATATGCAGATAAGGGATGCGCATTTCGCGCAGTACTTTCCCCAGGTTGCGTCCCGAGAGGCCGTAGCCGGCAACGATCACATGACCCTCAAGGTTGCCGGTCTCTTCGCGCAGTTCCGGATCGCCCCGCCAACCGAAGCGGGCAGTCAGGGCGGCCGCCAGGGCCGGGGCATGGCGCGCCAGCAGGGGAGTGGCAACCATGGTCAGGGCGATGACTGCCAGGGTTGTCTGGTAGACCGCCTCCGGCAGCAGTTGCAGGGCGAGGGCCTGCTTGAGCAGGATGAAGGAAAACTCCCCGACCTGAAAGAGGAGCAGGCCGCAGAGCACGGCGATGCGCAGCGGGTAGGCCGAAAGCAGCGCGGCGCCGCCGGCCGCCAAAGCCTTGAGCAGGGAGAGGGCCAGACAGACACCGAGGATGAGAGGCCAGCTGTCGACGACCAGGCGCAGATCGACCAGCATGCCGATGGAGACGAAGAAGACGGCGAGGAAGGTGTCGCGGAAGGGGAGGATGTCCCCCAATGCCTGGTAGGCATAGGGAGACTCGGCCAGCGCCAGCCCCGCCAGAAAGGCCCCCAGGGCGAGCGACAACCCGGCCTCGGCGGTGACCCAGGCGGTGGCCAGCACCAGCACCAGGACGGTGAGGCGAAACAGCTCGGGCGAGCGGGCCTGGAGCACGCCGCGCAGCAGCGGCTGCAGGCCGAAGCGGGAGAAAAGCAGGAGTCCGCCGAGGAGCAGGACGGCCTGACTCAGACCGGTGACGGAGAAGCCGCCGGCGCTTTCACCGAGCAGCGGCAGGGCGACGAGGAAGAAGACCACCGCCAGGTCCTGGAAGATCAGGATGGCGAGGGAGACCCGGCCGTGGGCGGTGTCGACCTCCCCGCCTTCGAGCAGCAGCTTGAGGACGATGGCGGTGGAAGAGACGGCCAGGGCCATGGCCAGGGTCCAGGCGGCGGCGTTCTCCAGGCCGATGAGGCGGGCGGCGGCGAAGATCAGGGCACCGGTGACCACAAGTTGGGTCGTGCCGCTGACGAGCATCAGCCGCTTCAGGCGCAAAATGCGGGAGAAGGAGAATTCCAGGCCGATGGTGAAGAGCAGCAGGATCACCCCTACCTCGGCCATCACCTCCACCACGTTGGCCGCCTTGATCAGGTGCAGGCCGTGCGGACCGGCCAGGACCCCCGTCGCCAGGTAGCCGATGATGGGCGAGAGACGCAGCCGGCTGAAGAGCCAGGCGGCGGCCAGGGTCATGGCGAGCAGGATGACGATATCGCGCAGGAAGCCGAGTTCGGGCATGAAGGTCCCCGGGGGATGACTCTTTGGCAGGACCGAGCGTGTTGGTCGCCAGCGGCAAGGGTCTCGAAAACTATACCAGAGAGCAGGCGGTGGGCCAGCCGGAAGCGACAGTCAATCGTCTGGTCATTTGATTCGGACCATCCTTGGACAGGTCAGGCGCCCTCTTCACCGTCCGGTTTATTGCCGCCGGGACTCTTTCCCCTTTTGATTTCCTCCCAGTACTGTAGCCGCTCGCTGATCAGCTTCTCGTAGCCGCGCTCGGTCGGGCGGTAGAAGCGACGCCCGGCCAACGCCTCCGGCAGGTGCTCCTGGGCGGCGATCCCGCCGGCGTAATCGTGGGCGTAGCGGTAGCCCTGGTGGTAGCCCAGTTCCTTCATCAATTGGGTCGGGGCGTTGCGGATGTGCAGGGGGACGGGGAGTGCACCGCTCTTGCGCACCTCGGCCTGGGCCTCGTTGATGCCGATGTAGGAGGCATTGCTCTTGGGGGCGGTGGCGAGGTAGGTGACCCCCTGGGCGAGGTTGATGCGTGCCTCCGGAAGGCCGACGAAGTGCACCGCCTGCTGCACCGCCAGCGCCATCTGCAGGGCGCGCGGGTCGGCGTTGCCGACGTCCTCGGAGGCGAAGATGACCATCCGCCGGGCGATGAAGAGCGGGTCCTCGCCCGCTTCCAGCATCCGCGCCAGCCAGTAGAGGGCGCCGTCGGGGTCGGAGCCGCGCAGGCTCTTGATGAAGGCGGAGATGACGTTGTAGTGCTCCTCGGCCCCCTTGTCGTAGAGCAGCGCCCGTTTCTGCAATGCTCCCTGCACGGTCTCCAGGTCGATCTCCTCTGCCCCGGCCATGGCGGCGGCCACCTCCAGGGTGTTCAGGGCCACCCGGGCGTCGCCGTGCGCCTGCTCGGCCAGGAATTCCATCGCCTCTTCGGTCACCTGCAGATTCCGCTCGGCCAGTCCCCGGGGGTCGGTGAGGGCGCGCTCCAGCAGAATGCGGATGTCCGCCGGGTCGAGGGGGTAGAGGACGAAGACGCGGGAGCGGGAGAGGAGCGCCGAGATGACCTCGAAGGAGGGGTTCTCGGTGGTGGCGCCGATGAGGATGACGTCGCCGCGCTCCACCCAGGGGAGGAAGGCGTCCTGCTGGGCCTTGTTGAAGCGGTGGATTTCATCGACGAAGAGCAGCGTCCGGCGGCTGTGGTAGCGCCGCTCCTCCTGCGCCTGCTTGACGATCTCGCGCACCTCCTTGACCCCCTGCAGGACCGCCGAGAAGAAGACGAAGTTGCTCTTGGTCGAGTGGGCGATGATCTGCGCCAGGGTGGTCTTCCCCGTCCCCGGCGGCCCCCAGAAGATGAGGGAGGCGAGCTGGTCGGTCTCGATCAGGCGGCGCAGCGGCTTCCCTTCGTCGAGCAGGTGACGCTGGCCGACCACCTCGGCGAGGGTGGTCGGGCGCAGCCGCTCGGCCAGCGGGGCGTCGCGGCGGTCTCGTGAGTTTTGATCGAAAAGGTCCATGCGGGTCGTCTTCTCCGTGGCCGGGCAGTCGAGCCGACTCTAGCACAGCTATCCGGTTGCCACAAGTCCGGGTTTCCCGTAAGTGGGCGAAAGCGATAGACTTTGCCGGAATGCTGTGGTAAGTTCCTCAATCTGTCCATCTGGGGAAAGGATACCCATGCAACGGATCGGCATCTACGCCAAGCGCAACCACCCCGCAGCGGTCAAGGTGGCCCGGGAGCTCGCAGCCTGGCTGCAGGAGCGGGGCATTCAGGTGTTTCTCGAGAAACCCCTGGCCGAGGCGATGGGAGAAGGACCCGGCTACCCCGGCGGCGCCCTCCCGGCCATGGTCGAGCTGATTGTCGTGCTCGGCGGCGACGGCACCCTGATTTCGGTCGCCCGTCAGGTGGGGCCGCTGCGCATTCCGATCCTCGGCGTCAACCTTGGCAGCCTGGGCTTTCTTACCGAGGTCACCCTGGACGAGCTTTACCCCACTCTGGAGCGCGTGCTGCAGGGTGAGTACGGGGTTTCCGAGCGGATGATGCTGAAGGCGGTGGTGCGCCGTGGCGGCCAGGAGATCGGCCAATACCGGGTCCTCAACGACGTCGTCATCAACAAGGGGGCGCTGGCGCGGATCATCGACATGGAGGCGTGGGTGGACGACGCCTATCTGACCACCTTCAAGGCTGACGGCCTGATCATCGCCACCCCTACCGGTTCCACCGCCTACAACCTCGCCGCCGGCGGCCCGATCATCTATCCCGGCTTGCACTGCCTGGTCATCTCGCCGATCTGTCCGCACATGCTGACCAACCGCCCGATCATCGTCGCCGATGAATCGATCATTCGTATCGAAGTCAAGTTCCAGGAGGAGGATGTCGCCATCACCGCCGACGGCCAGGTCGGGATGCCGCTGCGGGGGGGGGACGTGGTCGAGGTGTGCAAGTCGAAGAGCAGTACCCGCCTGGTCAAGAGTCCTTCCAAAGATTATTTCGAGGTTCTGCGCGCCAAGCTGAAATGGGGGGAAAGATAGTCGCGAGTCCCTGGTCCCGAGTCCGCAGTTCCAAGCCCTCGGGCCCTGGAACCGGGACCTTGGACCAGGGACTTCATAGGCTTTTTTTATGCTGACCGAACTGATAATCCGTAATTTCGCCATCATCGACCGGCTGCAGGTCGCCTTCGGCCCCGGCTTCAACGTCCTGACCGGGGAGACCGGCGCCGGCAAGTCGATCATCATCGACGCCGTCGGCCTGCTGCTGGGCGACCGGGCACGCCCCGACCTGATCCGCACCGGTGAGGAGGAAGCGACCGTCGAGGCAGTGGTCGATCTCGGCGCCCGTCCGGAGCTGCAGCAGGCAGTGGAGGCTGCCGGTTTCGAGGCCGGTGCCGAGTTGGTGCTGCGCCGGGTAGTCGCCCGATCCGGCAAGAACCGCATCTACGTCAATGGTTCGTTGGCGACGCTGGCCCAGTTGCAGCCGCTGAGCGCCCAACTGGTGACCATTTACGGCCAGCACGAACACCAGAGCCTGCAGCGCAGCGACACCCATCTGGGGCTGCTCGACCGTTTTGCCGGGCTGGACGAGGCGCTGGAGCATTACCAGGGGTTCTACCGCCGGTTGCGCGAACTTGACGAACATCTGCGGCGCCTGGAAACGGCCGAGCGGGAGCGGCAGCAACGCCTCGACCTGCTCAGCTTCCAGCGCAGGGAGATCGCCGAAGCGAACCTGCGGCCGGGCGAAGACGAGGATCTGGCCGCCGAGCGGCTGCTGCTGCAGCATGCCGAACGCCTGGCAGCGGCTACCGAGGGAGGATACGAAATCCTCTACGCGGCGGAAGGGGCGGTCTGCGAGAAGCTGGGAGCGGTTGCC is a window from the Desulfuromonadales bacterium genome containing:
- a CDS encoding NAD(+)/NADH kinase; the encoded protein is MQRIGIYAKRNHPAAVKVARELAAWLQERGIQVFLEKPLAEAMGEGPGYPGGALPAMVELIVVLGGDGTLISVARQVGPLRIPILGVNLGSLGFLTEVTLDELYPTLERVLQGEYGVSERMMLKAVVRRGGQEIGQYRVLNDVVINKGALARIIDMEAWVDDAYLTTFKADGLIIATPTGSTAYNLAAGGPIIYPGLHCLVISPICPHMLTNRPIIVADESIIRIEVKFQEEDVAITADGQVGMPLRGGDVVEVCKSKSSTRLVKSPSKDYFEVLRAKLKWGER
- a CDS encoding cation:proton antiporter; amino-acid sequence: MPELGFLRDIVILLAMTLAAAWLFSRLRLSPIIGYLATGVLAGPHGLHLIKAANVVEVMAEVGVILLLFTIGLEFSFSRILRLKRLMLVSGTTQLVVTGALIFAAARLIGLENAAAWTLAMALAVSSTAIVLKLLLEGGEVDTAHGRVSLAILIFQDLAVVFFLVALPLLGESAGGFSVTGLSQAVLLLGGLLLFSRFGLQPLLRGVLQARSPELFRLTVLVLVLATAWVTAEAGLSLALGAFLAGLALAESPYAYQALGDILPFRDTFLAVFFVSIGMLVDLRLVVDSWPLILGVCLALSLLKALAAGGAALLSAYPLRIAVLCGLLLFQVGEFSFILLKQALALQLLPEAVYQTTLAVIALTMVATPLLARHAPALAAALTARFGWRGDPELREETGNLEGHVIVAGYGLSGRNLGKVLREMRIPYLHIELNGELVRQGRQAGDFVLYGDATSPAVLEGAGLGRARALVLAINDPTALARAIRTARQHHPGLYILARTRFVGELDYLTALGADEVIPDEFESSLQLAAVLLRRFGLAEGRILQLLATLRREHYEKFRRVEEVPPDLAGYLSVLEGGRIEFQAVPADSPCLGRSLAELAFRSHTGATVVGVVRHERTIYSPDAGLRLEKGDTLMLLGTEENLNRARQLLHGQDLA
- a CDS encoding replication-associated recombination protein A — protein: MDLFDQNSRDRRDAPLAERLRPTTLAEVVGQRHLLDEGKPLRRLIETDQLASLIFWGPPGTGKTTLAQIIAHSTKSNFVFFSAVLQGVKEVREIVKQAQEERRYHSRRTLLFVDEIHRFNKAQQDAFLPWVERGDVILIGATTENPSFEVISALLSRSRVFVLYPLDPADIRILLERALTDPRGLAERNLQVTEEAMEFLAEQAHGDARVALNTLEVAAAMAGAEEIDLETVQGALQKRALLYDKGAEEHYNVISAFIKSLRGSDPDGALYWLARMLEAGEDPLFIARRMVIFASEDVGNADPRALQMALAVQQAVHFVGLPEARINLAQGVTYLATAPKSNASYIGINEAQAEVRKSGALPVPLHIRNAPTQLMKELGYHQGYRYAHDYAGGIAAQEHLPEALAGRRFYRPTERGYEKLISERLQYWEEIKRGKSPGGNKPDGEEGA